The Lolium rigidum isolate FL_2022 chromosome 1, APGP_CSIRO_Lrig_0.1, whole genome shotgun sequence region ggtgaggagagaagaGGATGGAGAATggaggagaagagaggagaggatggaggagcGGAGAGGATtgagtggaggagaggagggcgggCGGGCCGCCAAGTGCTTGGAGGAGAGGAGGCCGGAGAGGAGGAAGGGACatcgaagtggaggagaggaaggatgagagggggaggaggagaggatggaggagaAGATGATgaacgagaggaggaggaggaggaggaggaggagagaaattTGTAGAGGAGGGAGGAGGTAGGAGGGAGGTGGATTTGTGGGGGTAGGTGGTGGCCGGCCAATTCGAATTTCGGAGGCGGGAAGGTTAGCAGTGCCGCACCACaaggcttggtgcgccactgctattcttttttttaaattttttgccTGAAAACTAAAAGATGAAAAATCTCAtgttttctttttgattttgGGGAATCTAAAAAATCTCTAAACGGTCGTAGGCgtgaaatcggatgtaaatttttgcgtagatatattttcatataaaaaaacgTTTTTATCGGAGGTCGTATACAACCAGAAAAGCCATTTTACCGATACATGGAGCTATTTTGCAGAAAaattcaaaattcatgtttgttaatttcccATGCAACTAGATATAACACCATAACATCTTGAAGgattattttttttgaatttcctttttaaaaaaatcatggtGCACCACTGGTAGTGATCTTATCGCTgggccttttttctagtagtggtatATATTTAATTTTAttacatacattttaaaatataaatcATTTTTATAAAACTAGGTTCTTTTCTCGCAATACACATAGGCACTCGCGCTTAGAAATACGTACATACACCCACCCcgaacgcacaccctacccctatcaaGCACCTTCAAGAGATTAGGTTCAATAGACTGATCCGGCAGGTCTTGAGATTGCCGAAGTCACTGCATGCATCTCGCTATCGacaggaacatcgtcttccactgAAAAAGAGATGACACTGCTCTCCTAACCATTCAAACACAAGTTAGTTCTCACTAGTTTAGCCTTCTGAGGTACATGTACCACATGTCGTGTAAATCACTCTTTTTTTTCAAATAGGACTATAAATAATCCAAATTTATGATAAATTACTAGAGTACATAATCCTATAACCCGCGAGGAAATAAAGCACACACGAAACAAACAAAATTTTATATAAATCACGTGAAATGATCTTGCAACTCATTGTCTCGGCTACACATTTTGCATCTTGGCGTGAATTCACGTGAAAAGATCACATTATTTTTCATCTTCGTGCTCCTCTAAAACTCAAGCGAAAAGATCCCATTGATTTTGCATCTTGATGCTCCTCTAAAACTCAAGTGAAAATCAAGATGGTAAACGACCAAATCTGCTCAAACAGGACTAATCCCAAAGATTTTAGTAGTGGCTTTAATTGTGTGCCCGATTTGCGCGTTGAACCAAGGAAGCACGAACGCGGCGGCCGGCATCCTCGCGCTTGCTCCGCTCACCGCCGGCCGGCGTTGGACTAGATCGCGGCGACTTGGGCGCGCGCAAGAGGCACCCGGTCGATGAACacgcgcgcgggcgcggcgctGCTGGTGGCTCGATCGCCTTCAGACCTTGGCGCTCAGGACGGAGGTGGTCGACCCAGTCGCCACCGTGCCAGCCCAGATGCTCTGCTGATGGAATGGAGCTCCGAGGCGTGTACTTGCTGTAAGAGCGAGCAGCACGCGTCACCTGCGTACGCGCGCAGTGCGCGCTCTGGTCCGTCCTTCCGCCCCGGTGATGGCGAACTCCGACTTGGATCGGAGTTCCGGCTGGTTGAGCGGTTGGCTAGAGGAAATCGCGCACGTCgcgcgcgccggcggcgtgccgctgAACTCACATTGGCGCTCGCCGCGCGCGTGCGCGCACCGCTCCTGATTTTGGCCGTCCGCGACCCAGCGCCGAGCGGCACCCTGCTCTCCCTGTTCGACGCCCGGCGCCTGTGGAACGTGGCCAGGCTACGTACGGCGGGAGAAGCGCGAGGTGGTGGTAGACGCGCATCTCGGCGGCATCTGGTCGGCGGCGCGCGCGCCCACTCGGCCGGCGCCGGCACGTCTAGCTAGGTGGAACGGCGTAGGCAGTAGACACGGCGCAGCACGcaacgcctctctctctctctgtctccccGGTTTCTTTGGGGCGTGTCAGGATAGTACGATTCCATCTTTTCCATGGCAGTCACTGGAGGCGAGGGAAGTACTGTCTCGACGTGCATGTCCCAGTGACATGCGGGCCATGGCCCAGCGTCAGTGGCACGCGGGTTTACCCGGTGGGTAAACCGAGTGGACaaagccagccagccagccagcccgCTCCAAGCTCCTCCTTTTTCACTGCGTCCCGTCCTCCTCGCCACTGCGCCTCCTTCTCCAAAACCCCAACCACTCCCCAAATCCAATCTAGGGATTgcgacggcgccggcgccggcgccggcgaggtgaGCCCCAGATGACCACACTTCTCCGCGGCGGgggctaatgcacctagtactagcTAGTCTCATGGTACGTGTTGGCTAATTTTTTTTCCTCTGTTTGCAGCGCGTGGGTTTTGGGTCTGGCCGCGCGCCGCACCGGGCCGGCGTAGGCCGGTGCCGCGCGGTGGCGGAAGAATATTTTGTTGATTGATCGCAGTAGCGCGCTGAGCGCTCGAGCTCCCCGACGGCGACGGCCCGAGATGCTGCCCTATGCCCCCGTGCAGAACACACTGGAGGTACTGTCCATCCTCCTTAATTCCTGTTCTTCTGGATTGGATTTATCTTCTCTTGCTTTGGCaccccgcgcgcgcgcgcccacCGACTCCACCCAGTCTAGTACTCCTATTATCAGGGATAAGTTGGCAGTGTTCGCCTATGTGTGATTCCATCTCAGCCTAGGCGTACCCGTCGATAGCATCTTATCACGTCCATGCAAAAAAATCACCCTGCTTGCATAACCTTTTAAATCTTGTGCAAGATTCTCTTACCAGGTACTAGCTAACCAGATGGAAATCGTTAGTTTTGCGTGGACTAAACACTACGGTGGTTGCATCCAAGTGGTATTAGTACCAGATTTGTGGAATGTGACAGTTTACTGTGAGGCACAAGTTCAGATTTGTGGGCGTTCAGTTAAAAGTGTCCTGAAATTGGGATTTTTCTGTTTTCCTATTGCTTCGATTCTGGGTGGGTCTGATGGTGCATGGGCAAAACACACAAGAGCTAGCCCAAAGTGCCTTCCATTCCTGCCGAAATGTGTGGAATGCTGTTCTAGTTCTGGCCGTAGTGTGTTCTGAAATTGTGAATTTGTTTTGCCCTCACTTTCATTCTGTGTGTGTACTAATGGTGTATGGGCAAAAGAGACAAAAGGTAGCTCAAAATGCCTTCCATTCCTGCCGAAATGTCTGGAATGCTGCTCTAGTTCTGGTCCTAGTGTGTTTCAATCATGTAACGCTGGCCATTTATAGCGTGTTAGCTGCTGTTTTAGGATCTACCACACCCTGGTTTCCTGTTTCCCACTTCAGAGGCTTTGTTCAGAAATCATTATTATGCTGTATGTCCGCAATTTTAATTTTGTTCAATTTGTGCCGAGTAGGTTAAGGATAAAGTGAGGTTTTCGCGTAATTGTTGATAACTTTGGTCGGTACAAGACATCATAGCAGCACGCAATGTTGTGTTCTGCCCCTATGCGATGATCGATCGTTTGctttcatatctttttatgagagATTGTTGCATTTGCTTGTTGATGTGCACTTGAGCTGGAGCAAGTAGTATTCATTTGTGTTCTGCCCCTTTGCGATGATCGATCAGTTTGctttcatatctttttatgagagATTGTTGCATTTGCTTTTTGTTGTGTACTTGAGCTGGAGCAAGTAGTATTCTTCTCAGTGATGTACATGACACATGTATTTTATAGAGCTTACTGGGTAAACATACATAGGGGACTTGCATCGCATTAGAATTATGCACTGTCCATACATAGGCCATCTTATTTTTAGGCAGTAAGCGTTCCCCAAAAGGCCAAAACTATGGTTCTGTGAAATAAGTTTGTGAATCACTGATGTTAGTCCCCTTTTTGTCATATATCCTTTCTCTATAGATAAAAGGATGCACTCCTCTTAATGCTGGTTTACATTTGAATGCGAACAAAAGGTGGAATGTGTGGAATGTTGTTCTAGTTCTGGCCGTAGTGTGTTCTGAAATTGGGAATTTCTCTTGCTCTTACTTTCATTCTGGGTGTGTGGTGATGGTGTATGGGCAAAAGAGACGAGAGGTATCCCAAAATGCGTTCCATTCCTGCCGGAAATGTCTGGAATGCTGCTCTAGTTCTGGTTGTAGTGTGTTTGAATCATGCGCCGCTGGCCATCTATAGCGTGTTAGCTGCTGTTTTAGGATCTACCACACATTCTAGTTTCCTGTTTCCCACTTCAGAGGCTTTCTTCAGAAATCATTATTATGCTGCatgtatgtttgcaatattaattTGTTCAATTTGTGCTGAGTAGGTTAAGGATAAAGTGAGGTTTTCGCGTAATTGTTGATAACTTTGGTCGGTGCAAGACATCATAGCAGCACGCAATGTTGTGTTCTGCCCCTATGCGATGATGATCGATCAGTTTGTTTTAATACCTTCTTATGAAAGATTAGTGCATTTGCTTTTCATGTGTATTTGAGCTGGAGCAAGTAGTATTCATCTCAGTGATGTACATGAGACGAGTATTTTACAGAGCTTACTGGGTACACACATACGTAGTAGGCTTGCGTCATATTAGAATTATCAACTGTGCATAGCCCATCTTATTTTAAGACAGCAAGCACCCTCAGGCAGTTCCCCAAAATGTCAAACTATGTTTCCGTGAAGTAAGTTTGTGAATCACCGATGTTAGTTCCATTTTTATCATCGTATATCCTTTCTCTGTAGATAGAAGGATGCACTACTCTTAATGCGGGTTTACATTTCAATGTCACTGTAGTTTATTCACGTTTCCTAAGTAAGATAAAAATGATGCAATGTATTTTATGTAGCATATAGGTTTTTTTATTCGAAATAAATTTAACTCACTGTCGGAATAATTTTTAAGTTGCATTTACCTTTTAGAATTCTCAGAGGTTGTGCTATTTTACAACTCTTGAACTAGAAAGTGTTTAACTATAGAAATTTGTATATCTTACTTATAATCACAACTCCTTGTTCTTGCATTTTAGTTTTGCTATTTTTCAAACAACTCTTGTTTGACAAATGTATTAACTTATGTGCAGGATGTCCCTGTAATAGAGCTGGATGttgatgaaggagtggatgggctGCGCAAGGTTCTGCGGCGAAAGAAATTGAGGGAATTCCTCATCTCTCCTGCTGTCTACAAGGGCACCCCAATGACACCACCACCCCACCCGGTGACGGCGCACCGAAGCTACCACCGAATAAGGCTTGTCAGTGCCACTAAGCACGGGTTCCTCGTAGAGTTACTGATCTGTGATAACGACATGTACCTGCTTGCTTACCGTCGATTTGTTCCTGGGAAAGGGTGGAGCCCCTGGCATCATTTCAAGAACCAAGAAGAAGATATGCCGCACTTCATTCAGCCGGATAATTACAAGGAAATGGCAGGTATAACTGTAACCCACAAGGAGAGCATCACTATTCAAGGGGGGGAGTTTGCTGCTCTACAAAACATGTTCCATGTATTGGCTAACCCAAATTCTAGTGTGGCGGATATCGAGAAAGTGCTCTTCTGTGCTGTCATACTCTTCTGCGAGGTGACACGACTGGAGGGAGTAAATGCGGATATGCTTGAAAGGTTATCTGAATACAGGACAGACCCTAGGATTGCAGATCTACTCTGGACGTTCATGAGGTCATGGCAGAAGCTATCAGACTGTGGGCTGGACAACAGGAACAGAGTGAGAAAGAATGAACACCCGCGCGTGGACCCAGAACTGATGGCGCTTGTCAAAGACTGTAAGATCACCCACATTGATAAAGTGATCGGGCCGGAAGGACAACTTAAGCTCATCCTGCTCAATGACGAGCTGTTCAAGCCTTACATCAATGTTGCATATCCTGCTGATTTCCGTGATCATTTTCCTGAGCTAGATCAGTACGATGCCATAATGGGAAACTTGGAGGAGGATGTGATGGAGGAGGGTGCAGAGGAGAATCTGGTGCAGGAGGGCGCGGAGGAGAATCTGGTGCAGGAGGGCGCGGAGGAGGACATGGCAGAGCAGGGTGCGGAGGAGGACATGGTGCAGGAGGGTGCGGAGGAGGACATggcagaggagggagcggagggtTGAGACTTGAGAGGGGAAGGGATAGATGACACAGAGAGCTCTTCCATTTTTGCAGTCAGAAGAAGAGCGACTTGCCAGCAGTTTTGATCGCCCTCGACTGATTTCTCTTATCCAGTTGGCTCTGTCTCTCAATTGGGCAAAGAACTGTATCATAGTCGACTTCGTAATGGATACATGTACTCCATGCTTGCCACTAGCTAGTTCTAAATTAGAAAATAACCTGTCTGGTAATGTTCTCTGTGCGGTTTTCTTGTTTCTATGTATGAATGGGAGTATTTCTGATCGTATGGCTTGCCGCCTTGTTTAGATGGTAAAATCTGAATTTACAGTTAGTAGAGACATTGTTTTGTATAACCGATGCAACCATGTGAATCCATGCTTACTAGGTCCAGATTAGAAAATTGTATGCCTGAATAGCATTCTCTCCCGGCCTCTTCTTCCAACCAGCGAAGACATTCCACAGCGAAACATAGTCTCCGTCAGGTTTGTTTATTCTCTCGATAGTCAGAACAGGTCATGCTTGAGATGATCCAACTTACCAAGTGTCCTCTATGACTTTCAGCCTACTCTAAACTGATTCAAACACTAACACCAGCCTCTCACTTGATCTCAACTCCAGCGTGCGCTGTGTGCCGCATTTTCTCTTGCCAGGATTTGCAAGTATCCATAACTGGGAAGATGTTGCCCGATTGCTGTCTAGAAAACTGAAACACTCTTGTAGAACACTCAATCACCATAACTAGTCAGATAGATTTCTCATAAAATTTAGATGAATAAAAGTCTACATAGCACAAGGCAAGACTTCATGAGCACATTAAAGTTACTTGGTACAAAGATACTTAGTACTCAACATATATCCATATGTCACCATTTAGTTGTAACCGAACACCACTTCACACGAATTTAACCACAACAAGCAGGGCAAGTGATTAAACACTTAACTCCCTCCTTAACACAACAGTACATAAAACACTAGGTTTCCTCCATAAAAACATTTGACATACATCAAAGGGTACAAGATATTAAAAAAGAGTATAATGCCAGGCAACTTAAGATAAGCTCCAGATAGCAACAACCTCCCCCGATGATCCATTGGTTAAGGGTTCCATCACATAAATAACATCTTATGGTCAGGTAATTTAAGACGAGCTCCCTGTAGAAACAGCTACCCCTGATCCCCTGGTTTGAGGTAATCCACCCTCAGGATGGAACATCAGGATACGCGACCAGGCAACGGTGACTTTCAACTTGCACATGCCAAGATCAAGACTATTCTCACTTCTCTCTGCATCCAAAGGTGCAAAGGAGGCCTTCGCCTGTGCCAGAATCTGGCCATGGTCGCCACCACCTCGAAGCATCATGCCATGGACTATCAGCTGACCATAACTCTCAACAGACACAACACGCCGCGACAGCTCAACTGTTCCATCCGCGGCAGAAACAGGCACCTTCTCTTCTCCGGAGTCAAGCAGCATGATATCCATGTGATGCAAACTGCTGATACAGGCAGTAAGCTTGCATCGGAGCCCTTCTGGCCATGACCCCTTGACAATCTGCATGGCGATGGTGGCCTCAACAGAGGACCCGACTAGGCCACATGTGAACTCCAGTGTGCTAAGTTTGCTGGTGTAGAGCATGCTTCTCACGCAGGAACGGCGTCTGCGCTCTCCAACATCCACACACAAATTCATCTTCTCGCAGCATTTGAAGCGCTTGAATAGAAGGCTTAGATCGGCGTCCTCAGATTCTGTGGTTCCCTTCACTTTGAGCACAACCTCAAGGTACACCTTGTCTCTATAGAAGACAGCACGGCTAGGACCTGTCAGTACTAAACATGGATCCTGCATACAACACAACTAATTAAGTTGACAACCGAAACGGCATAGATTACACTCAAATTCAGTCTTTTCCACAAACAAATAGAAAATGAGTTTGGTTGTCATATATTCTTATATGTGACGTGGTATCAACGTTAGTTGCTTATATGCCATAACATTTTAGGATACAGAACTTAGTATTCCTTCAAATTTATAGTTCACAATCACATTTAAGATATAAACTTATTCATATGCCTTTTATTTATTACGGCAAGATGATTATTTTCCATGTGTGTCCATGGTCCATCATATGATCAACTTATATACTCCGTAACATAATATCCTAAAATTGTTTGGTTTTAAATAAATACAGTTAGCTATAGTGCTCTAGAATAAACAATACATGTGAAAATTTTACAGTTCTGATGCATGGTATTTTTCAAAAAGCAATAGAGTTGGGTTCTCACTTGCCAGGCATAACATGATATCCTCTAAAAGCTCATTAACAAAGGCAACTGACTTAATTAAAACAGTTAGAATTTGCTTCTATGTGCATACCGATAACAAAAATCTCTCTACAGATATGGTATGTACAACAGAGAAGATTGCATAAAACTGAACGACAAAGGAGCACGCAAATTACCTGTTGAGTGAGGGTTTGGCAGTTGTCCCTTGTGCGGCTGAAGATAATGTTGCGATTGTAATCCAGTTTGTCGCGCACGGCAACCATACCGAAAACATCAAGGGGCAACTGTAAGCCCTCTAATCCTGCTACCTTGATGGTGAAGATCTGCAAAGTGGTCCTAGTACTGGTGTGATCACGCATAGGATTGTTGGTGAAACACATGGCTGGGATACGCGCTGCAGAATAATTCAATTTATTTAGAAGATTATCTAGATAAACCTACGACAGAATTGTGTTCCAGTTATAATCCTACTCCTATGATTAAATGATAAATCGTTGAAACATTGAGGGAATATCACATTTATGTATCTGCTACCTAGATAGAAGTATAGAACAACGGTAAAACTTCGAAAAGCATGGAGGAACATCAATCAATTGTATACATAACCCTTACTGTTGtcttcgaaggagaagcccgagAATCCAGGCTCCCTTGCCATTTTCATTTCCAAGTGCTCGCGTTCGAAGTCATAATTCAACTGCCACTTGTCTTTGCTGGGATCTtccagcggcgccggcggcgcctggGCCCTCTCAGCTTCCTTCGCTAGGCGGTCCGCATCCCGCTGGACtcgctccacctcctccttcttcctcgccCACTCCTTCTCTTGCTGCAGCAGCTCCGCCCGCTCCTCCTTCGTGAGATCCTCCAGCACGATCTGCCGCTCGGGTGGGTTCTCCCTGTTCAGCCTCGCCACCCCGCGCTTCAACCTCACCTCGTCGACCCGATCGTACGAACGCATCATCCACGAGATATCCGGCTTCCTCGTCCGCACCACCCCCGCCGCCTTCTTCCTCCCTGCCTTCTCCGCCACAGTTTCGCATTCTCTCTTCATCACCGCCGACTCCATACTCATCTTGATCACAACGGCACGACAATTCGAATGGAGAGAGCGAGAGGAGGCGGAaaggaaaccctagatctattcggtgaacgagaggaagaagaaaggagtGGTACGGTTTTTTTTTAGATGAGCAGTGGTTCCGTTCGGTGTTGTAGACCGGGCCGAActcacataagagcatctccagctggcGCCCTAAAACGCCCGCCCGCATAAAAACTGCCTGTTTGCAGCTCGCGGAAGGAAAATCGGCCCTGGCGCTGCAAACGCGCGGCGCTTTAATTTTTTTAGGGTGCGGGCCGGTTTGCGCTATCGCGAGCGGCGTACTTTGTGCggcggctacagcgcgcggcatcgctcgtccacgcGCGAGAAAACCCCCGTGCTGAAACTTCCCCTtccgcgtcgccgcccgagcGCCCAATCCCTCGTCTCCACGCGGCCGCCGGCGCAATCCCGACGATGGATGGCCCCTGCGGCAACccaccgacccctccctactccatcccaccctccgccaccgccgcttcCACAGCGCTGCCGCCCAATGCgtcaaaccctagcggcggcgccgacgccggcaaCACAGCGGCTGCTGCGCGTGCGCTCTTCGTTCTGCCGCGCGGGGCGCTGCACGCAGGCGCCGGCAACGCGCGGGCGACGCCGAGGAGGAAGACGCCGTCGACCAAACGACCATACATCGGCGTcgcctccgtcgcgccgccgaagaaagcgaaggcgctcacctcccgccgccggcagcctcctcctcctccgaagaaccagccggcgcctccgtccggcaaccgcGCGGCGCACATACGATGCATGATGAAATGCATGAGAGGTAAAAAACACTACTTTTCATCCAAATTGTAGTTTAGATGCATACATAGCCAGAGaataatgaatttcattgcaatgtagagtcgatgatgagacattcatggagacaatgaatgttggatcttcgtttatgcatgatgaagccgccgatggagaggaggaatatgaggatgtagatgaggaaggagaagggttgattgaacctcgcctTCCCGGTCGGTCggccaactacaccatagcggaggataagttgctttgcaagacgtggttgacaattggaatggatccaacaaccggtaccgatcaaacaagagaaacatattggatgaggatgacggagtacttcaacacacacaacacaagtgggaacgagcgaaccatgcgctcacttcggtcccgttggtccggcatcaacaccgattgccaaaaatgggcgggcgtgcaagccaacgTCGATGTTCTTAATCCAAGTGGCAcaaatgagaatgatagggtaagcCATTCTACTACTATGTTGACCATATGGCTCATATATGTGAAGAATAGGGTTCTAGTTCATATAGCTCATCTATTTTCTTTTCCTCATATGTGTAGAACTctatggctcaaggattgtttagggatgtgggaaagaagaacaagaaaggcaacaagattcttggcaagccattcaccttgcatcattgctatgaagttCTAGGAAATGAAGAAAAGTGGAAGACCcgcggcaagttggatgcggcaactatggcggccaatgctaccggtgatgcaacaatcatcgatgatgatgattcaagtgatgaaggcaagaagagaagctccactcctcactcggtCAACAATGGGTGGAGGAATGTAcatggtaggaagaccgccaaagatatgaagggaaagaaggccggagatgacgacattgcaatggctatggaaaggattgcaaatgcacggttgcaatcaaatgaagataggaagatgcaaagaaacttggagaaagaggctatggatgctattgaagctcggagagccgctttggaggagaggattgccgccaacgaggagaggaagtttGGGGCGCtattgaagctcctaaacggagggtTAGCGCGCCGGCTTTTtgtgcgcctgttggagatgctctaaaaacatcccagccgttgggctccccaggccgaaatctggCGCTATTTAGCGTCGGATTGAACGAaagtttggcctggggaggcccattttcccagcggcgagtCCAGGATGGATGAAAACTTTTGACAAAATA contains the following coding sequences:
- the LOC124684565 gene encoding uncharacterized protein LOC124684565, with amino-acid sequence MCFTNNPMRDHTSTRTTLQIFTIKVAGLEGLQLPLDVFGMVAVRDKLDYNRNIIFSRTRDNCQTLTQQDPCLVLTGPSRAVFYRDKVYLEVVLKVKGTTESEDADLSLLFKRFKCCEKMNLCVDVGERRRRSCVRSMLYTSKLSTLEFTCGLVGSSVEATIAMQIVKGSWPEGLRCKLTACISSLHHMDIMLLDSGEEKVPVSAADGTVELSRRVVSVESYGQLIVHGMMLRGGGDHGQILAQAKASFAPLDAERSENSLDLGMCKLKVTVAWSRILMFHPEGGLPQTRGSGVAVSTGSSS